One genomic region from Conexibacter woesei DSM 14684 encodes:
- a CDS encoding 3-hydroxyacyl-CoA dehydrogenase, protein MSAPTRIAVVGGGTMGAGIAALACRHGIATVLCDVDEAAVDAGVRRVTDELARRVRRGRMTTAEADATAALLTGSADLAAVAGTGLVLEAVPEEPQLKRDLFARVARIAPAAVLASNTSSIPIATIADAVAAPERVLGLHFFNPPGAMRLVELVTTPATAADAAATARALAVAIGKQVVAVADGPGFLVNRCARPYYLEALRIVETGVATAPQVDRACEAAGFPMGPFRLMDTIGIDVSLAVTRSMFEQSGGEPRWQPTLTQEVMAASGKLGRKSGSGFYDYGDDAAPDVGEHAAASAGDAPALVERIVAQLVNEAWFALDAGVARTQDDVDLAMTVGLGHPRGPFAWGRELGLQRVVALLGRLAGRDGDARYRVAAGLMAAAG, encoded by the coding sequence ATGAGCGCGCCCACTCGGATCGCCGTCGTCGGCGGCGGCACGATGGGCGCCGGCATCGCGGCGCTCGCCTGCCGCCACGGCATCGCCACCGTCCTCTGCGACGTCGACGAGGCGGCCGTCGACGCCGGCGTGCGGCGCGTCACGGACGAGCTGGCGCGCCGCGTGCGCCGCGGCCGCATGACGACGGCCGAGGCCGACGCGACCGCCGCGCTGCTGACCGGCTCCGCGGACCTGGCCGCGGTCGCCGGCACCGGGCTCGTCCTCGAAGCCGTACCGGAGGAGCCGCAGCTCAAGCGCGACCTGTTCGCCCGCGTCGCGCGGATCGCGCCGGCCGCCGTGCTGGCCTCCAACACCTCCTCGATCCCGATCGCGACGATCGCGGACGCGGTCGCCGCGCCCGAGCGGGTCCTCGGCCTGCACTTCTTCAACCCGCCCGGCGCGATGCGCCTGGTCGAGCTCGTCACGACGCCCGCCACCGCCGCCGACGCGGCGGCGACCGCCCGAGCGCTCGCCGTGGCGATCGGCAAGCAGGTCGTCGCCGTCGCCGACGGGCCGGGCTTCCTCGTCAACCGCTGCGCGCGCCCCTACTACCTGGAGGCGCTGCGCATCGTCGAGACGGGCGTCGCGACGGCGCCGCAGGTCGACCGCGCCTGCGAGGCGGCCGGCTTCCCGATGGGCCCGTTCAGGCTGATGGACACGATCGGGATCGACGTCAGCCTCGCCGTCACGCGCTCGATGTTCGAGCAGTCCGGCGGCGAGCCGCGCTGGCAGCCGACCCTGACCCAGGAGGTGATGGCCGCCTCCGGCAAGCTCGGCCGCAAGAGCGGCAGCGGCTTCTACGACTACGGCGACGACGCAGCGCCGGACGTGGGCGAGCACGCGGCCGCGAGCGCCGGCGACGCGCCCGCGCTCGTCGAGCGCATCGTCGCGCAGCTCGTCAACGAGGCATGGTTCGCGCTCGACGCCGGCGTCGCCCGCACCCAGGACGACGTCGACCTCGCGATGACCGTCGGGCTCGGCCACCCGCGCGGCCCCTTCGCCTGGGGGCGTGAGCTCGGGCTCCAGCGCGTCGTCGCGCTGCTCGGCCGGCTCGCGGGACGGGACGGCGACGCCCGCTACCGGGTCGCGGCCGGGCTCATGGCGGCTGCGGGCTGA
- a CDS encoding PaaX family transcriptional regulator yields MAAVAKRADASAAEALAGQSFQPQELVMTLLGSYVRSRHETVWSGGLVALLEEMGFSTGASRVALTRLVRRDLIARERSGRLIHYRITERADQVLAEGDRRIFSLGRADTLAGGWTMLWHDIPEAQRLERGRLARRLRFLGFGTLQDGLWISPHDREQEVVPLLEELGVAERAGVLVGDVAAMPGTAALVRRAWDLDALCERYRAFAVQFAPHARRRGAPRVDDREAFLVRTRIVHLFRGFPFLDPDLPDELMPDPRARRRAVDVFDAAYERLAEPAQRHFDAVTSGWQ; encoded by the coding sequence ATGGCCGCGGTTGCGAAGAGAGCGGATGCGTCCGCGGCGGAGGCGCTGGCCGGCCAGTCGTTCCAGCCGCAGGAGCTGGTGATGACGCTGCTGGGCAGCTACGTGCGCTCCCGCCACGAGACGGTGTGGTCGGGCGGCCTGGTGGCGCTGCTGGAGGAGATGGGCTTCTCGACCGGCGCCTCGCGCGTCGCGCTGACGCGTCTCGTGCGGCGCGACCTGATCGCGCGTGAGCGCAGCGGGCGCCTGATCCACTACCGGATCACCGAGCGCGCCGACCAGGTGCTGGCCGAGGGCGATCGCCGCATCTTCTCGCTCGGCCGCGCCGACACGCTCGCCGGCGGCTGGACGATGCTGTGGCACGACATCCCAGAGGCGCAGCGCCTGGAGCGCGGCCGCCTCGCCCGCCGGCTGCGCTTCCTCGGCTTCGGGACGCTGCAAGACGGCCTCTGGATCTCCCCGCACGACCGCGAGCAGGAGGTCGTGCCGCTGCTGGAGGAGCTCGGCGTGGCGGAGCGCGCCGGCGTCCTCGTCGGCGACGTCGCCGCGATGCCGGGGACGGCCGCGCTCGTGCGCCGCGCCTGGGACCTCGACGCGCTGTGCGAGCGCTACCGCGCCTTCGCCGTGCAGTTCGCGCCCCATGCGAGGCGCCGCGGCGCGCCACGCGTCGACGACCGCGAGGCGTTCCTCGTGCGCACGCGCATCGTGCACCTGTTCCGCGGCTTCCCGTTCCTCGACCCGGACCTGCCGGATGAGCTGATGCCGGACCCGCGCGCCCGCCGCAGAGCGGTCGACGTCTTCGACGCGGCCTACGAGCGGCTCGCCGAGCCGGCCCAGCGGCACTTCGACGCCGTCACGTCGGGCTGGCAGTAG
- a CDS encoding thiamine pyrophosphate-dependent enzyme has translation MAERSFDGEVQLLRSGAGSTLQVEGILAVTKALLQSGVAYVGGYQGAPISHLMDVLGDAREILGELDVYFENSASEATAAAMLAASVHYPLRGAVTFKSTVGLNVASDALANLASGGVQGGALIILGEDYGEGSSIMQERSHAFAMKSQMWLLDPRPNVSAIVDAVETGFELSEASSTPVMLDLRLRSCHLHGSFVAKDNRRPPMTVKDAIEHPTRDPSRIVLPPASFLHEREKVEDRWPAAVRFIRERGLNEVIAGDHGDVGIITQGGLYNTLNRSLELLGCSDAFGRSDVPLYVMNVTYPVVDEEILDFCAGKRAVLLVEEGQPDYIEQNLNAILRRAGVTTALHGKDLLPVAGEYTSAAVTRGVAAFLRRYLPDAIEHEPALLRDAEDPASPFASPVAADAVLPRPPGLCTGCPERPIFSGLKLAERETGAHHVSADIGCHLFSTVAPFHLGATTMGYGLGSAGAAALNSKDADRRTIAVMGDGGFWHNGLTSGVGNAVFNENDQLLVVVDNAYSAATGGQDVLSSQAQTPNRSTQHPIEKAARGVGVEWARTIDDTYDVGAVRDSFVEALTTDEPGPKLLVMQSECQLNRQRRVKPEMRAALKEGKRVVRERFGVDAETCTGDHACIRISGCPSLSIKSNPDPLRTDPVATVLDSCVGCGVCGTNAHAAVLCPSFYRTDVVQNPTRRDRMLARLRAWWIKVASRGIERRAARFEVS, from the coding sequence ATGGCTGAGCGGTCCTTCGACGGCGAGGTCCAGCTGCTGCGAAGCGGCGCGGGCTCGACGCTGCAGGTCGAGGGCATCCTCGCCGTCACCAAGGCCCTGCTGCAGTCCGGCGTGGCATACGTCGGCGGCTACCAGGGCGCGCCGATCTCGCATCTGATGGACGTGCTCGGCGACGCGCGCGAGATCCTCGGCGAGCTCGACGTCTACTTCGAGAACAGCGCCTCGGAGGCCACGGCGGCCGCGATGCTCGCCGCCTCGGTGCACTACCCGCTGCGCGGCGCCGTCACGTTCAAGTCGACGGTCGGCCTCAACGTGGCGTCGGACGCGCTCGCGAATCTCGCCAGCGGCGGTGTGCAGGGCGGCGCGCTGATCATCCTCGGCGAGGACTACGGCGAGGGCTCGAGCATCATGCAGGAGCGCTCGCACGCGTTCGCGATGAAGTCGCAGATGTGGCTGCTCGACCCGCGCCCGAACGTCAGCGCGATCGTCGACGCGGTGGAGACCGGCTTCGAGCTGTCCGAGGCCAGCAGCACGCCGGTGATGCTGGACCTGCGGTTGCGCTCGTGCCACCTGCACGGGTCGTTCGTCGCCAAGGACAACAGGCGTCCGCCGATGACGGTCAAGGACGCGATCGAGCACCCGACGCGCGACCCCAGCCGCATCGTGCTGCCGCCGGCGAGCTTCCTGCACGAGCGGGAGAAGGTCGAGGATCGCTGGCCGGCCGCCGTGCGCTTCATCCGCGAGCGGGGCCTCAACGAGGTCATCGCCGGCGACCACGGCGACGTCGGGATCATCACCCAGGGCGGGCTCTACAACACGCTCAACCGGTCGCTGGAGCTGCTCGGCTGCTCTGACGCGTTCGGCCGCTCCGACGTGCCGCTGTACGTCATGAACGTGACGTATCCCGTCGTGGACGAGGAGATCCTCGACTTCTGCGCCGGCAAGCGCGCGGTGCTGCTCGTCGAGGAGGGCCAGCCGGATTACATCGAGCAGAACCTCAACGCGATCCTGCGCCGCGCCGGCGTCACGACCGCCCTGCACGGCAAGGACCTGCTGCCCGTCGCCGGCGAGTACACCTCGGCGGCCGTCACCCGCGGCGTCGCCGCGTTCCTGCGCCGGTACCTGCCCGATGCGATCGAGCACGAGCCCGCGCTGCTGCGCGACGCCGAGGACCCGGCGAGCCCGTTCGCCTCGCCCGTCGCCGCTGACGCGGTCCTCCCCCGCCCTCCAGGGCTCTGCACGGGCTGTCCCGAGCGGCCGATCTTCAGCGGCCTCAAGCTCGCAGAGCGCGAGACCGGCGCCCATCACGTCAGCGCCGACATCGGCTGCCACCTGTTCTCGACCGTCGCCCCCTTCCACCTCGGCGCGACGACGATGGGCTACGGCCTGGGCTCGGCGGGAGCGGCCGCACTGAACTCGAAGGACGCCGACCGCCGGACGATCGCGGTCATGGGCGATGGCGGCTTCTGGCACAACGGCCTGACCAGCGGGGTCGGCAACGCCGTCTTCAACGAGAACGACCAACTGCTCGTGGTGGTCGACAACGCCTACAGCGCCGCGACCGGCGGGCAGGACGTCCTCTCCTCCCAGGCCCAGACTCCGAACCGCTCGACGCAGCATCCGATCGAGAAGGCCGCGCGCGGGGTCGGCGTCGAATGGGCCAGGACGATCGACGACACGTACGACGTCGGCGCGGTGCGCGACTCGTTCGTCGAGGCGCTCACGACCGACGAACCGGGGCCGAAGCTGCTGGTGATGCAGAGCGAGTGCCAGCTCAACCGCCAGCGCCGTGTCAAGCCCGAGATGCGCGCGGCGCTGAAGGAGGGCAAGCGGGTGGTCCGCGAGCGCTTCGGCGTCGACGCCGAGACCTGCACCGGCGACCATGCGTGCATCCGCATCTCCGGCTGCCCGTCGCTGTCGATCAAGTCCAACCCCGACCCGCTGCGGACCGATCCGGTCGCGACCGTCCTCGACAGCTGCGTCGGGTGCGGCGTCTGCGGGACCAACGCGCACGCGGCGGTGCTCTGCCCGTCCTTCTACCGCACGGACGTCGTGCAGAACCCGACGCGGCGCGACCGGATGCTGGCGAGGCTCCGGGCCTGGTGGATCAAGGTCGCCTCGCGCGGGATCGAGCGGCGCGCCGCGCGGTTCGAGGTCAGCTGA
- a CDS encoding MFS transporter, producing MRSRPPLPQRPRAALAAACLASATTVGFIVCAPPALPSLQRELGASFEQQQWIVNGYVLTQAALLVTAGSLGDRRGHRRIFLTGMTAYAALLVAFACAPSALALALLGALAGAASALALGATLPIVSLAYPDARRRHAALAVWGVSVALAYAAGPPLGGLLAEHVGWRAVFAALAAPTALGALLALRSVPARGPRDARLDPLGALLLAAGLGAALFALIEGNRLGWSSAAIVAACAGAIVLLAAFAAWERRASAPLLDPRTTGEPVLQAAALATLALSAALFAMVFYLPRYLMAVLDAGPAAAGAGLLGVTVPAVLAAVAGLRLRGRVPELRLVVGSLAALAVGAALTAQLAAAASYPALLPGLVVFGLGVGTINGPLAALVAQVAGRTRSGAANAAVYLCRPAGAAAGIAGLGALLQLRAGGDGRSVATAAASAADVQALVGGVETVFHAVAAAALLAAVAVTSLLRRA from the coding sequence ATGCGGTCCCGGCCGCCGCTGCCGCAGCGTCCTCGCGCGGCGCTGGCGGCGGCGTGCCTGGCGAGCGCGACGACGGTCGGCTTCATCGTCTGCGCGCCCCCGGCGCTGCCCTCGCTGCAGCGGGAACTCGGCGCGAGCTTCGAGCAGCAGCAGTGGATCGTCAACGGCTACGTGCTGACGCAGGCCGCGCTGCTCGTGACGGCCGGCTCGCTCGGCGACCGCCGCGGCCATCGCCGGATCTTCCTCACGGGCATGACTGCGTACGCGGCGCTGCTCGTCGCGTTCGCATGCGCGCCCTCGGCGCTCGCGCTCGCGCTGCTGGGCGCGCTCGCCGGCGCGGCCTCGGCGCTCGCGCTCGGCGCGACGCTGCCGATCGTCTCGCTCGCCTACCCCGACGCGCGGCGACGGCACGCTGCGCTCGCCGTCTGGGGCGTCAGCGTCGCGCTCGCGTACGCCGCCGGGCCGCCGCTCGGCGGGCTGCTCGCCGAGCACGTCGGCTGGCGGGCGGTGTTCGCCGCGCTCGCGGCCCCGACGGCGCTCGGAGCGCTCCTCGCGCTCCGCAGCGTGCCGGCCCGCGGCCCGCGCGACGCCCGTCTCGACCCGCTCGGCGCGCTGCTGCTCGCCGCCGGCCTCGGCGCCGCGCTGTTCGCCTTGATCGAGGGCAACCGGCTGGGCTGGAGCAGCGCAGCGATCGTGGCGGCGTGCGCCGGCGCGATCGTGCTGCTGGCGGCGTTCGCCGCGTGGGAGCGGCGCGCCTCGGCGCCGCTGCTGGACCCGCGGACGACCGGCGAGCCGGTGCTCCAGGCGGCTGCGCTGGCGACGCTCGCGCTCTCGGCCGCCCTGTTCGCGATGGTCTTCTACCTCCCCCGCTACCTGATGGCCGTGCTCGACGCGGGCCCGGCGGCCGCGGGCGCCGGCCTGCTCGGCGTCACCGTCCCCGCCGTGCTGGCCGCGGTGGCGGGGCTGCGCCTGCGCGGCCGCGTGCCGGAGCTGCGGCTCGTCGTCGGCTCGCTCGCCGCGCTCGCCGTCGGCGCCGCGCTCACCGCCCAGCTCGCCGCCGCCGCGAGCTATCCGGCGCTGCTCCCGGGCCTGGTGGTCTTCGGCTTGGGCGTGGGCACGATCAACGGGCCGCTGGCGGCGCTCGTGGCGCAGGTCGCCGGCCGCACCCGCTCGGGCGCGGCGAACGCCGCGGTCTACCTCTGCCGTCCCGCGGGCGCGGCGGCCGGCATCGCCGGGCTCGGCGCGCTGCTGCAACTGCGCGCCGGCGGCGACGGCCGCTCGGTCGCGACCGCTGCGGCGTCCGCCGCCGACGTCCAGGCGCTCGTCGGCGGGGTCGAGACGGTCTTCCACGCGGTCGCGGCCGCCGCGCTGCTGGCGGCGGTGGCTGTCACGTCGCTGCTGCGGCGGGCCTGA
- a CDS encoding thiolase family protein: MTDAWILDAVRTPIGRHRGALCTVRPDDLAAAVVARVVERAGVEPTSIDDVYLGCANGAGEDNRNVARMAALLAGLGHDVPGATVNRLCASGLEAVASAARAIRCDEGQLLVAGGVESMSRAPWAMLKPERGLPRGDAQLVDTTIGWRFVNPRMPAAAATDSMGQTAENVARAYAVTREDQDRFALDSHRRALAAREAGRFADEIVPVEVPRRREEPLLVADDEGPRADTTLERLGALAPAFAEGGTVTAGNSSSINDGAAALLLGSDAALARWGRQPLARVVAAGVAGVDPALMGIGPVPATRIALGRAGLEVGDLAVVELNEAFASQALACVRALDLDPAIVNPNGGAIALGHPLGCSGARIVATLAWELRRRGGRYGLATMCVGVGQGLAIVIENPEGSR, from the coding sequence ATGACCGACGCCTGGATCCTCGACGCGGTACGGACGCCGATCGGCCGCCATCGCGGCGCGCTCTGCACCGTGCGGCCGGACGACCTCGCGGCCGCCGTCGTCGCGCGCGTCGTGGAGCGCGCGGGTGTGGAGCCCACCTCCATCGACGACGTCTACCTCGGCTGCGCCAACGGCGCGGGCGAGGACAACCGCAACGTCGCCCGCATGGCCGCGCTGCTCGCAGGCCTCGGGCACGACGTTCCCGGAGCAACCGTCAACCGCCTGTGCGCATCGGGCCTGGAGGCCGTCGCCTCCGCCGCGCGTGCGATCCGCTGCGACGAGGGGCAGCTGCTCGTCGCCGGCGGCGTCGAGTCGATGAGCCGCGCGCCGTGGGCGATGCTCAAGCCCGAGCGCGGCCTGCCGCGCGGCGACGCGCAGCTGGTCGACACGACGATCGGCTGGCGCTTCGTCAACCCGCGCATGCCGGCAGCGGCCGCGACCGACTCGATGGGACAGACGGCCGAGAACGTCGCCCGCGCGTACGCGGTCACGCGCGAGGACCAGGACCGCTTCGCGCTCGACTCGCACCGCCGCGCGCTCGCAGCGCGCGAGGCCGGACGCTTCGCCGACGAGATCGTGCCCGTCGAGGTGCCCCGCCGCCGCGAGGAGCCGCTGCTCGTCGCGGACGACGAGGGCCCTCGCGCCGACACGACGCTCGAACGGCTCGGCGCGCTCGCCCCCGCGTTCGCCGAGGGCGGCACGGTGACGGCCGGCAACTCGTCGTCGATCAACGACGGCGCCGCTGCGCTGCTGCTCGGGAGCGACGCCGCGCTCGCACGCTGGGGTCGCCAGCCGCTGGCGCGGGTCGTCGCGGCCGGCGTCGCCGGCGTCGACCCGGCGCTGATGGGGATCGGGCCGGTCCCCGCGACGCGGATCGCGCTCGGACGCGCCGGACTGGAGGTCGGCGACCTCGCCGTCGTCGAGCTCAACGAGGCGTTCGCCTCCCAAGCGCTCGCGTGCGTTCGCGCACTCGACCTCGACCCGGCGATCGTCAACCCCAACGGCGGCGCGATCGCGCTCGGGCACCCGCTCGGCTGCAGCGGCGCGCGGATCGTCGCGACGCTCGCATGGGAGCTGCGCCGGCGTGGCGGCCGCTACGGGCTGGCGACGATGTGCGTCGGCGTCGGGCAGGGCCTCGCGATCGTGATCGAGAACCCGGAGGGGTCGCGATGA
- a CDS encoding indolepyruvate oxidoreductase subunit beta family protein produces MSSWSEGRRPLTLAILALGGEGGGVLADWIVATAERAGHHAQTTSVAGVAQRTGATVYYVELFPSQPSAESPTADARAPVRDEPVMGVFPTPGEVDVVIASELMECGRAVQRGFSTADRTTLITSTNRVYSIDEKVAMGDGRVDDAALLDAARNASKRLVAADFMQLAEQAGSVISASLFGGLAGSGALPFAREQFEASIRVSGKAVDASLAAFAAGFEAATADATPSPSSSAAKLIELPIAPGAASSRSTEERKAHEEAERTAIAATDPASLVGPELRDLAERVGDLPPAARSTILHGLVRTAVYQDHAYAERYLERVARFADVDPERAGDARLTREAARHVALWMCYQDTIQVATQKVRRKRMERIRDESHVRPGQLVQVREFLHPQAEEIVDTMPTWLGGRLARSRAFERVVHAATHRGMILNTSSVVGYTLLTTMARARPLRPRSVRFVREQAAIERWLALALDVARTDAALACEIVECQRVLKGYGSTYAHGGESFATLMDAADALVGAEAAATRMADLRDAALADEDGAALRTKIHDTGAAESPWRSPASPT; encoded by the coding sequence ATGTCGAGCTGGTCCGAGGGTCGACGCCCGCTGACGCTCGCGATCCTCGCCCTCGGCGGCGAGGGCGGCGGTGTGCTGGCCGACTGGATCGTCGCGACCGCCGAGCGCGCTGGCCACCACGCCCAGACCACCTCGGTGGCCGGGGTCGCGCAGCGCACCGGCGCGACCGTCTACTACGTCGAGCTGTTTCCGTCACAGCCGTCGGCCGAGTCGCCCACGGCCGACGCGCGCGCTCCCGTGCGCGACGAACCCGTGATGGGCGTCTTCCCCACGCCGGGCGAGGTCGACGTCGTGATCGCCTCCGAGCTGATGGAGTGCGGCCGTGCCGTCCAGCGCGGGTTCTCCACCGCCGACCGGACCACGCTCATCACCTCGACGAACCGGGTGTACTCGATCGACGAGAAGGTCGCGATGGGCGACGGCCGCGTCGACGACGCGGCCCTGCTCGACGCCGCGCGGAACGCGTCGAAGCGCCTCGTCGCGGCCGACTTCATGCAGCTCGCCGAGCAGGCCGGCAGCGTGATCAGCGCGTCGCTGTTCGGCGGGCTCGCGGGCTCCGGGGCGCTCCCGTTCGCGCGCGAGCAGTTCGAGGCGTCGATCCGCGTGTCCGGCAAGGCCGTCGATGCGTCGCTCGCCGCGTTCGCGGCCGGCTTCGAGGCGGCGACCGCCGACGCCACGCCGTCGCCGTCGTCCTCGGCGGCGAAGCTGATCGAGCTGCCGATCGCGCCCGGCGCGGCGTCGTCGCGCTCGACAGAGGAGCGCAAGGCGCACGAGGAAGCCGAGCGCACGGCGATCGCCGCCACGGACCCGGCGTCACTCGTCGGCCCAGAACTGCGCGACCTTGCCGAGCGCGTGGGCGACCTCCCTCCCGCCGCACGCTCGACGATCCTGCACGGGCTCGTCCGCACCGCCGTCTACCAGGATCACGCGTACGCGGAGCGCTACCTGGAACGGGTCGCGCGCTTCGCGGACGTCGACCCGGAGCGGGCCGGCGACGCGCGCCTGACGCGCGAGGCGGCCCGTCATGTCGCCCTCTGGATGTGTTACCAGGACACGATCCAGGTGGCGACGCAGAAGGTCCGGCGCAAGCGCATGGAACGGATCCGCGACGAGTCGCACGTGCGGCCCGGCCAGCTCGTGCAGGTGCGCGAGTTCCTGCACCCGCAGGCCGAGGAGATCGTCGACACGATGCCGACCTGGCTCGGAGGCCGGCTCGCGCGGTCGCGCGCGTTCGAGCGGGTCGTGCACGCGGCGACCCACAGAGGGATGATCCTCAACACCAGCTCGGTGGTGGGCTACACGCTGCTGACGACGATGGCCCGCGCGCGCCCCTTGCGCCCGCGGTCCGTGCGCTTCGTGCGCGAGCAGGCGGCGATCGAGCGCTGGCTCGCGCTCGCGCTCGACGTCGCCCGGACCGACGCCGCGCTCGCGTGCGAGATCGTCGAGTGCCAACGCGTCCTGAAGGGCTACGGCAGCACATACGCGCACGGCGGCGAGAGCTTCGCGACGCTGATGGACGCGGCGGACGCGCTGGTCGGCGCCGAGGCGGCGGCCACCCGCATGGCGGACCTGCGCGACGCCGCGCTGGCCGACGAGGACGGCGCCGCGCTGCGGACGAAGATCCACGACACAGGAGCAGCCGAATCACCATGGCGATCACCAGCGTCACCGACCTGA
- a CDS encoding PaaI family thioesterase: MRDSEHDAREALMAISPFDHHLGLELLHCDEQLVTARVPVRPQLTQPIGIVHGGVYAAIAEAIASLGTNRAVAAEGMVGLGQSNNCSFLRPVSAGAVHATARVRHRGRTSQVWDVELCDDDGRLCAMARVTVAVRPLRPAAAAT; the protein is encoded by the coding sequence GTGAGAGATTCTGAGCATGACGCTCGCGAGGCGCTGATGGCGATCTCGCCGTTCGACCACCACCTCGGGCTCGAGCTGCTGCACTGCGACGAGCAGCTCGTGACGGCGCGCGTCCCGGTGCGTCCGCAGCTCACGCAGCCGATCGGCATCGTGCACGGCGGCGTCTACGCAGCGATCGCCGAGGCGATCGCCTCGCTGGGCACCAACCGCGCCGTCGCGGCCGAGGGCATGGTGGGGCTCGGGCAGAGCAACAACTGCTCGTTCCTGCGGCCGGTCAGCGCCGGCGCGGTCCATGCGACGGCGCGCGTGCGGCATCGCGGCCGCACGAGCCAGGTGTGGGACGTCGAGCTGTGCGACGACGACGGGCGCCTCTGCGCGATGGCGCGCGTGACCGTCGCCGTGCGGCCGCTCAGGCCCGCCGCAGCAGCGACGTGA
- a CDS encoding phenylacetate--CoA ligase family protein produces MTQSPYWNPRIETLPREQLEALQLAKLRTLCEWAQARSPWYRRSFAQGGFEPGQLRSLDDLRRIPLLTREQWMTSQDERPPYGELPTIAPETAIRVHTTSGTSGRTPLRALDSRKDWAWIAEMWAYGLWACGVRPSDTAYVAFGYGSFIGFWGLHYAMEKIGVLNVPGGAQTTEARVKQILSFDATVVASTPTYALRLAQEADQLGLDLRGSAVKRVILSGEPAGSIPETKALIEQQWGAKAYDTAGMTEVGTIVMFECEHQPGGAHIIEDHVLEESLDPETLEPAASGERAERVVTSFGRHAIPLIRYRTGDEISRVPGSRCGCGRTADIYAGGILGRVDDMKLVRGTNVYPRAIEGIVRAFPHVEEFQVRITREGLRDEIALLVETAPDHADAWPEVSSALRRELADAHEGLNFRVERAEAGALPRFELKAKRMVDLRDRPMGA; encoded by the coding sequence GTGACGCAATCGCCCTACTGGAACCCGAGGATCGAGACGCTCCCACGCGAGCAGCTGGAGGCGTTGCAGCTGGCGAAGCTGCGAACGCTGTGCGAGTGGGCGCAGGCGAGGAGCCCGTGGTACCGGCGCAGCTTCGCGCAGGGCGGATTCGAGCCCGGCCAGCTGCGCTCGCTCGACGACCTGCGCCGGATCCCGCTGCTCACGCGCGAGCAGTGGATGACCTCTCAGGACGAGCGGCCGCCGTACGGCGAGCTGCCCACGATCGCGCCGGAGACGGCGATCCGCGTGCACACCACGTCCGGCACCTCAGGCCGCACGCCGCTGCGCGCGCTCGACTCGCGCAAGGACTGGGCGTGGATCGCCGAGATGTGGGCGTACGGGCTGTGGGCCTGCGGCGTGCGCCCCTCCGACACCGCGTACGTCGCGTTCGGCTACGGCTCGTTCATCGGCTTCTGGGGACTGCACTACGCGATGGAGAAGATCGGCGTGCTCAACGTCCCCGGCGGCGCGCAGACGACCGAGGCGCGCGTCAAGCAGATCCTCTCCTTCGACGCGACCGTCGTGGCGTCGACGCCGACCTACGCGCTGCGCCTCGCGCAGGAGGCCGACCAGCTCGGCCTCGACCTGCGCGGCTCGGCGGTGAAGCGGGTGATCCTGTCGGGCGAGCCGGCTGGCTCGATCCCCGAGACGAAGGCGCTGATCGAGCAGCAGTGGGGCGCCAAGGCCTACGACACGGCGGGCATGACCGAGGTCGGCACGATCGTGATGTTCGAGTGCGAGCACCAGCCCGGCGGCGCGCACATCATCGAGGACCACGTGCTGGAGGAGTCGCTCGATCCCGAGACGCTCGAGCCGGCGGCCTCGGGCGAGCGCGCCGAGCGCGTCGTGACCTCGTTCGGCCGGCACGCGATCCCGCTGATCCGCTACCGCACCGGCGACGAGATCTCCCGCGTGCCGGGGTCGCGCTGCGGCTGCGGCCGCACGGCCGACATCTACGCGGGCGGCATCCTCGGCCGCGTCGACGACATGAAGCTCGTGCGCGGCACGAACGTCTACCCGCGCGCGATCGAGGGGATCGTGCGCGCCTTCCCCCACGTCGAGGAGTTCCAGGTCCGCATCACCCGCGAAGGGCTGCGCGACGAGATCGCCCTGCTCGTCGAGACCGCCCCCGACCACGCCGACGCGTGGCCGGAGGTGAGCAGCGCGCTGCGCAGGGAGCTGGCCGACGCGCACGAGGGCCTGAACTTCCGCGTCGAGCGCGCTGAGGCGGGCGCGCTGCCCCGCTTCGAGCTGAAGGCCAAGCGCATGGTCGACCTGCGCGACAGACCGATGGGAGCGTGA